The following are encoded in a window of Pristis pectinata isolate sPriPec2 chromosome 1, sPriPec2.1.pri, whole genome shotgun sequence genomic DNA:
- the grem1a gene encoding gremlin-1a yields MTRTLCVLCIFLLLWCFLLCTSEGAGKKRNRSSQGAIPSPDKGQPNTSEQAGNRSNVDEVLESSHEALHVTERKYLKRDWCKTQPLKQTIHEEGCNSRTIINRFCYGQCNSFYIPRHVRKEEGSFQSCSFCKPKRFTTMTVTLNCPDLQPPIKKKRIQRVKQCRCISIDLN; encoded by the coding sequence ATGACCCGAACTCTGTGTGTGCTCTGCATTTTTCTGTTACTCTGGTGTTTCCTGCTATGTACCAGTGAAGGAGCCGGAAAGAAGAGGAATCGTAGCTCCCAAGGGGCAATTCCTTCACCAGACAAAGGGCAGCCAAATACCTCGGAGCAGGCGGGGAACCGGAGCAACGTGGATGAAGTCTTGGAGTCGAGCCATGAGGCACTTCACGTCACTGAGAGGAAGTACCTGAAGCGGGACTGGTGCAAAACACAGCCCCTCAAACAAACCATCCATGAAGAAGGCTGCAACAGCCGCACTATCATCAATAGGTTCTGCTACGGCCAGTGCAATTCTTTTTACATACCAAGGCATGTCCGCAAGGAAGAGGGCTCATTCCAGTCCTGCTCCTTCTGTAAGCCTAAACGATTCACCACCATGACAGTCACCCTCAATTGCCCTGACCTACAGCCTCCAATTAAGAAGAAAAGAATCCAGAGAGTTAAACAGTGTCGCTGTATTTCCATCGATCTTAACTAA